A genomic segment from Terriglobia bacterium encodes:
- a CDS encoding DUF1015 family protein, translating into DEYGVEHMMWTLLDRAKISFIQSQMADKKLIIADGHHRYETALAFREEMHGAKGSDRIPMTFFNMDSPGLTILPTHRVLSNLPSFDAGTLFDRASEFFDLSKGDRPTIGVFVRGELSHLQLKPGLDLAALMPDLSAKQRTLDVVVLHRLILERCLGITEDAVKKESYLTYLREAEAAMDAVRSGKAQVAFLLNPTRLDQMRDIAYEGNVMPQKSTDFYPKVLSGLTMYTLE; encoded by the coding sequence ACGATGAGTACGGCGTCGAACACATGATGTGGACGCTGCTCGATCGCGCGAAGATTTCTTTCATTCAGTCGCAGATGGCCGACAAGAAGCTGATCATTGCGGACGGCCACCACCGCTATGAAACGGCGCTGGCATTTCGCGAGGAGATGCATGGCGCAAAAGGCAGCGATCGAATCCCGATGACTTTCTTCAATATGGACAGTCCGGGCCTGACCATTCTCCCGACCCACCGCGTGCTGTCGAACCTGCCGTCGTTTGATGCGGGGACGCTGTTCGATCGCGCGTCGGAGTTCTTCGATCTGTCAAAAGGGGACCGGCCGACGATCGGCGTGTTCGTGCGCGGAGAGTTGTCGCACCTGCAGCTCAAGCCGGGCCTGGATCTTGCGGCGCTGATGCCGGATCTTTCCGCGAAGCAGCGCACTCTGGATGTGGTTGTGCTTCACCGGTTGATCCTGGAGCGTTGTCTGGGAATAACGGAGGATGCCGTCAAAAAGGAGAGCTACCTGACGTATCTGCGCGAGGCGGAAGCCGCAATGGACGCGGTCCGTTCCGGAAAGGCTCAGGTTGCCTTTCTGCTGAACCCGACAAGGCTCGATCAGATGCGCGACATTGCTTACGAGGGGAATGTCATGCCGCAGAAATCGACGGATTTTTATCCGAAGGTTCTGTCCGGCTTGACGATGTACACGCTGGAATAG